A genomic segment from Dermatobacter hominis encodes:
- a CDS encoding PaaI family thioesterase produces MSEATDGAAAVPDEAPTSPRVEGLARLELTPRRQEVRRLAQAMRGIIDSLVSTTATTEDLSSAADDLENLAAVLGALPKGQTYQGFAEAAVAGEIPEATEVWAFFDHSPFIGLANPMSPPMRLEQQGDRVVCDVTFGSAYEGPPGCVHGGYVAGAFDELLGAAQSLSGTQGMTAHLGVDYRRPTPLNTPLRMEGWLDRREGRKIWAKGTIVADGELRAEAEGLFIAFESGHFQRLLDARDD; encoded by the coding sequence GTGAGCGAGGCGACCGACGGCGCCGCCGCCGTCCCCGACGAGGCGCCCACCAGCCCCCGCGTCGAGGGCCTCGCCCGGCTCGAGCTGACCCCGCGCCGCCAGGAGGTGCGCCGCCTCGCCCAGGCGATGCGCGGCATCATCGACTCGCTGGTGTCGACGACCGCGACGACCGAGGACCTCTCGTCGGCCGCCGACGACCTCGAGAACCTCGCCGCCGTGCTCGGCGCCCTGCCGAAGGGCCAGACGTACCAGGGGTTCGCCGAGGCGGCGGTCGCCGGCGAGATCCCGGAGGCCACCGAGGTCTGGGCCTTCTTCGACCACAGCCCGTTCATCGGTCTGGCCAACCCGATGTCGCCGCCGATGCGGCTGGAGCAGCAGGGCGACCGGGTGGTCTGCGACGTCACGTTCGGCTCGGCGTACGAGGGCCCGCCCGGGTGCGTGCACGGCGGCTACGTGGCCGGCGCGTTCGACGAGCTGCTCGGGGCGGCCCAGTCGCTGTCGGGCACCCAGGGCATGACCGCCCACCTCGGCGTCGACTACCGGCGGCCGACCCCCCTCAACACGCCGCTCCGGATGGAGGGGTGGTTGGACCGCCGCGAGGGCCGCAAGATCTGGGCGAAGGGCACGATCGTCGCCGACGGCGAGCTGCGCGCCGAGGCCGAGGGCCTCTTCATCGCGTTCGAGTCGGGCCACTTCCAGCGCCTGCTCGACGCCCGCGACGACTGA
- a CDS encoding exodeoxyribonuclease III, whose translation MLIATWNVNSLNARMPRVEEWLADVQPDVLCLQETKMSDAQFPGMDFQRLGYDSVHHGQGRWNGVAILSKVGIDDVVAGFDDGEDPDEDARVLWATCGGIRIGTVYVPNGREVGADHYHYKLAWLGRLRAHLDAHHSPDELVVLLGDWNIAPTDQDVWSPAAFEGSTHVTPEERAALANVTDWGLVDTLRRRYPEDGIFSYWDYRNGDFHKKRGMRIDYLLSSAALAERATVDLIDRNARKGSKPSDHTPVLAVYDVDAA comes from the coding sequence GTGCTGATCGCCACGTGGAACGTGAACTCGCTCAACGCCCGCATGCCCCGGGTGGAGGAGTGGCTGGCCGACGTCCAGCCCGACGTCCTGTGCCTGCAGGAGACCAAGATGTCCGACGCCCAGTTCCCGGGCATGGACTTCCAGCGGCTGGGCTACGACTCGGTGCACCACGGGCAGGGCCGCTGGAACGGCGTGGCGATCCTGTCGAAGGTCGGCATCGACGACGTGGTCGCCGGCTTCGACGACGGCGAGGACCCCGACGAGGACGCCCGGGTCCTGTGGGCCACCTGCGGCGGGATCCGGATCGGCACCGTCTACGTCCCGAACGGGCGCGAGGTCGGCGCCGACCACTACCACTACAAGCTCGCGTGGCTGGGCCGGCTGCGGGCCCACCTCGACGCGCACCACTCGCCCGACGAGCTGGTCGTGCTGCTCGGCGACTGGAACATCGCCCCCACCGACCAGGACGTCTGGAGCCCCGCCGCGTTCGAGGGCTCGACCCACGTCACCCCCGAGGAGCGGGCCGCGCTGGCGAACGTCACCGACTGGGGCCTCGTCGACACGCTGCGCCGGCGGTACCCCGAGGACGGGATCTTCTCCTACTGGGACTACCGCAACGGCGACTTCCACAAGAAGCGCGGGATGCGCATCGACTACCTGCTGTCGTCCGCCGCGCTCGCCGAGCGCGCCACGGTCGACCTGATCGACCGCAACGCCCGGAAGGGCTCCAAGCCGTCGGACCACACGCCGGTGCTCGCCGTCTACGACGTGGACGCGGCGTGA